Proteins encoded within one genomic window of Eublepharis macularius isolate TG4126 chromosome 10, MPM_Emac_v1.0, whole genome shotgun sequence:
- the MGARP gene encoding protein MGARP isoform X1: MPLCRVAWQTFAARLARAAPLLRGQVPFRQMSSGSVPGSSGENVIYYLCVVGATTAGGFYVYKTINSDKTRYNERIEDIQKRSTAEWKPKPWPPESLESDETETKEVTDANEEAKDAATEETEAVIAGDAQDLREELAESAESEKGEESPVEDANSGVPGGEQGAAANSAATQGQGTPDNVLNNEVLSSQEEIPEGTPALQTQERPDTSPMGKEATAAQTLQALEVSESNGNA; this comes from the exons ATGCCTCTTTGCAGGGTCGCTTGGCAGACTTTCGCCGCCCGCCTCGCCAGGGCCGCGCCCCTGCTTCGTGGCCAGG TACCTTTCCGCCAGATGTCATCTGGAAGCGTTCCTGGATCTTCTGGGGAAAATGTGATTTACTATCTCTGTGTTGTTGGTGCTACTACTGCAGGTGGTTTTTAT GTTTACAAAACTATCAATTCAGATAAAACCAGGTACAATGAACGTATTGAAGATATTCAAAAAAGATCTACAGCAGAATGGAAACCAAAGCCCTGGCCCCCTGAGT CCTTAGAAAGTGAtgaaacagaaacaaaagaaGTTACTGATGCAAATGAAGAGGCTAAAGATGCAGCTACAGAAGAGACTGAAGCAGTAATTGCTGGTGATGCTCAAGACCTGAGGGAAGAGCTTGCAGAATCTGCAGAATCAGAGAAGGGAGAAGAATCACCAGTTGAGGATGCAAACTCTGGTGTGCCAGGAGGAGAGCAGGGCGCTGCTGCCAACTCAGCAGCAACCCAAGGTCAAG GAACTCCAGACAATGTCCTGAATAATGAAGTTTTATCTTctcaagaagaaataccagaaggaaCTCCTGCGCTACAAACACAGGAAAGGCCAGACACATCACCAATGGGCAAAGAAGCTACTGCTGCTCAAACACTACAGGCTTTAGAAG TGTCTGAATCTAATGGCAATGCCTGA
- the MGARP gene encoding protein MGARP isoform X2 yields the protein MPLCRVAWQTFAARLARAAPLLRGQVPFRQMSSGSVPGSSGENVIYYLCVVGATTAGGFYVYKTINSDKTRYNERIEDIQKRSTAEWKPKPWPPESLESDETETKEVTDANEEAKDAATEETEAVIAGDAQDLREELAESAESEKGEESPVEDANSGVPGGEQGAAANSAATQGTPDNVLNNEVLSSQEEIPEGTPALQTQERPDTSPMGKEATAAQTLQALEVSESNGNA from the exons ATGCCTCTTTGCAGGGTCGCTTGGCAGACTTTCGCCGCCCGCCTCGCCAGGGCCGCGCCCCTGCTTCGTGGCCAGG TACCTTTCCGCCAGATGTCATCTGGAAGCGTTCCTGGATCTTCTGGGGAAAATGTGATTTACTATCTCTGTGTTGTTGGTGCTACTACTGCAGGTGGTTTTTAT GTTTACAAAACTATCAATTCAGATAAAACCAGGTACAATGAACGTATTGAAGATATTCAAAAAAGATCTACAGCAGAATGGAAACCAAAGCCCTGGCCCCCTGAGT CCTTAGAAAGTGAtgaaacagaaacaaaagaaGTTACTGATGCAAATGAAGAGGCTAAAGATGCAGCTACAGAAGAGACTGAAGCAGTAATTGCTGGTGATGCTCAAGACCTGAGGGAAGAGCTTGCAGAATCTGCAGAATCAGAGAAGGGAGAAGAATCACCAGTTGAGGATGCAAACTCTGGTGTGCCAGGAGGAGAGCAGGGCGCTGCTGCCAACTCAGCAGCAACCCAAG GAACTCCAGACAATGTCCTGAATAATGAAGTTTTATCTTctcaagaagaaataccagaaggaaCTCCTGCGCTACAAACACAGGAAAGGCCAGACACATCACCAATGGGCAAAGAAGCTACTGCTGCTCAAACACTACAGGCTTTAGAAG TGTCTGAATCTAATGGCAATGCCTGA
- the NDUFC1 gene encoding NADH dehydrogenase [ubiquinone] 1 subunit C1, mitochondrial, whose translation MAAPLRAWNRLLLLSGNQRPALSRSAFTASKEDLNEPDWIKVGLTFGSTIAVWVLLLKQHNELTIEYERRKAESQSVVVPNNEG comes from the exons ATGGCGGCGCCCTTGAGAGCTTGGAATCGGCTTTTGCTGTTGTCGGGGAACCAGAGGCCTG CATTGTCTCGTTCTGCATTTACGGCAAGCAAGGAAGATCTAAATGAACCTGATTGGATTAAAGTTGGTCTGACATTTGGTTCCACAATAGCTGTATGGGTTCTG CTCTTAAAACAGCACAATGAACTTACTATAGAATATgaaagaagaaaagcagagagTCAGTCAGTGGTTGTCCCAAATAATGAGG GTTGA